TGATGCTGCCATGCTTCCTTCCTCACCTCACTAGTGAATTGCTGCTCTTCTCCAGGTTGTTGAATATCATGGTGAGCAGGTGAGACGTAGCGTTGCTGACCTAAGGGAGGCACGTTATCGATCGGAGGGCAAAGATTGCTATGTGAGTCTATTCTTCATGACCCTCTGGTTATATGCAAATATGTCTGATATCTGGTGCAATTTATATATGAGCTGACTTGTTAATGTTTGAAGAGCTAGAGATTCATATGTCCTTGTTTTTGTCTTCCTGGGTTCATTCATCTGAAGTGGATGTTGGGGACATAAGAATCGTTTCCAGTATATGGACCACAATAATCAGTCTTTATGAAGTAAAAAAGATGCCCGGGTTTGGATGCAACATAAAGTTAATTGCTCTGATTCCGGATGCTGCTGCCACGAGCTTATCATGTTGTGCTAGCTTTACATTGATTCCACTCAACTATTCTGTATATGCCTCTGAGCATGTTATAATTGTCTGATGTAATGCATTATCCAATTTATAGAATGTTTGAATCAGTGAAGCAGAAAATGTTTCTCAATCAATAAgtagttcaaatttatttagtagCAAAGTTGACAGATTCATGCAAGTTGTTTACTCATTTTCATAATAACGACAGTTAAACCAAAACCTCtaattttttaccaaattttaagCAAGCCCTTGTACAAATTCACAGTTCTTCTTACATATGTTTGGGAACTATTatgtttttcaatcaaaagTTGGTCATGATAGAAACAGATCAGCTGGAGGGTGtttttattatcatcatcagATGAAGTATTTGGAGGGAATGATGATCACCCACCACCTTCAACCACCATACTCAGCCCCACACAACACCACCCATCACTCATCAGGCTTGGAAATCAAGACAACTGCTCATCAAGAACTCCTTCCACCAAACAGCCCTTCCCAAGATTCTTGTTTATTATCTTCTTCTCCCCACCCTTCATCTCATTCTCTTCACAGTATcaccaaatttgattttttctggCTCCAATGATGGAGGAGTTTTCGACATTCGGCCTATTGAGATTGAGCTTTCTTTTTGTGGTTTTCATTAGTTCTCTTCTGGTAGAAGGAGATAACCTGGACTCTGATGGCAGTAATGCTGCTCTATGTGAAACGGATCTCACCTCATTTCTTCCGTTTCCATATAGTACTTTACCTGACATGGTTTGCAGACCACTTTGGAACTCATATTTGTTAAGGGTAAGTTCTTATTAATcccaaaggaaaaaagaaaagaacgtTACAAAGTTGCATTtcaatcttttaaataattgatttccCATTGCAGTATTCCCATTCCAAGAACAATGAGATCACCATTGTGTTATCAACCATATATACCAGTGGATGGGTGGGAATCGGCTTTTCTAGGGATGGAATGATGCTGAACTCCAGCTGCATGGTGGGATGGGTGAATTTAGAAGGCCGGGGAAGAATAAAACAGTACTATGTAAAGGGCTTCACCGCATCAGAAATCAAACCAGATGAAGGTGAACTGCCACTAACTAATGTTCCACCATTGGTGTCGCTACAGGGAGCCACTATATACTTGGCATTCCAGTTGAAGTATAATAAAACTCTTAAAACTCAGCCTATTCTATTAGCTTTCAGCACCAAAACCCcgcaccaccaccacctcgcTGTTCATGATGACAAGACGACTATCTACTTTGATTTCTCATCAGGTTGGTTTGTTTATGTCAGTTGGTTTAATAAATCCAGGCAGTTATTTAAGGgatttagtaatttatctcctGAATGTCTCTTGTTAAGTTATTAGGATGAGCGGTTGGAAATCGGAGAAATAGTAGGTTAGTTATACACAAAGAATCCTAGACACAATATATATCTGCAGATGATCAGAACTTTAGCTATTACAAGTATTTCGATCATGCAAAATATCTCCATACATGTTTCTTGCATATACATAAGATTTCTTTTATCCTTTTCCAATCAGCAGGGGCAACAAAGATTGCTCTGCACAATTAGAACTGAACCAATGTATTACAAATCATGACATTGTTTTCCAAAACTTCTCCTGACAGGCAACACAGATTCCAGTGTTGATTTATCTCGTAGCATTCTCAAAGACAGGAGAACCCATGGGACATTGGCTCTACTGGCATGGGGTCTGTTTCTCCCTGTTGGAGCAATTTTGGCAAGATACCTTAAGCACAAAGATCGTCGGTGGTATTACCTTCACATAGCCTTTCAGTTCATTGGATTCTTACTAGGAGTTTCTGCAGTTGTTGTTGGACTATCCCTCAATAACACATTCCATTCTTTCATTTCTGCACACAAAGGCATTGGAATTTTTGTCCTTGTTCTCACCATTCTCCAGGTTTGTCTGCATGATCGATACACATGTATCAAACACCTTTCATCTTCAATCTTTACGACATCTGGTTTAACATTCTCgcgaacaaaagaaaagaccGCATGAAAGATGACAAGGTGTTGAATCTTGTGTCAGGTTCTTGCTTTCTTCTTGCGGCCTAGTCAGGACAGCAAGTACCGTAGATATTGGAACTGGTACCACAACTGGGCTGGCAGGATTTGCCTTTTCTTTGCAGCAGTGAATATAGTCTTGGGGATGCACATAGCTAGTGCCGGCCAAGCATGGAGAGTAGGCTACGGTTTTCTGCTCGGTTCAATCTTGGTTGCCGTTGTCATTCTGGAGGCATTGTTGAGACTTCAAAGGTCGCGGGAGCACGATAACCACCCTCCCTTTTCAATGAGTTCAATGGAGCAAGAGATATCACTGTAGTATAAAGCTTTTGGATTTCAGTTGATTTTGGTGCAAGCTTTCCGGAGACTGTTCATCAACTAGCTCCATTGGTATAAATGGTAGAGGCTCCCTGAAGAAACGTCTGTAGAAAACAGAAGTAAATGAATGAATCTTTCCTATAAAGTTTTGTATAGCTGAGAAGTGTTAGGAATTGCTCTGTATATTTAGTGTGGTGTGATTGTAAAACATTGTTTGTGTGAGAAAAGCTACTCAGAGtggtttgtttttttcaacATCTGCCAGAAAATTGCTTGATGCATTCCTTTTCCTTAGCTAAATCAGAGGAAGATCATTAACAATCTTCTGGTATTGTTTAAAGCCGTAGTTGCTCAATGTGTTGGTTGCTTTAGGAATACATTATTAGCTTAGAGcggattggattttctattgcATTTTCAGTTGCATCTTATATTCAACTTCACATGTACACAATTGTTTAAAGTCCAATTCGATTAATTGCGAGTGGACCAACAAACCTGAAATTAGAGGTTCAATGAGGGACTTATTGGACACTGGCCACAtcactttctatttttttaaataacgaagggtatttataatgtgtcaaaattttagtattattatcaaattgatACATGAGTTCTTGTAAATGATCGAATTGATGCCCGAATtacttcataaatattaatttttttttacatgagtttttgcaaatttttggATTAATATTTGAGTTTATCCATAATTTCGAATTGATACCTAtgtctattttaaaatattttgtaaagataaaaatatcctTTACTCTAAAGttagtttctcttttttctccatttgaatcaaaattattgttaagtatttatttattatagtacATTCTATTAAcatgatttaatatataaatattttgtcctttactgactcaaaaaattatccactaattttataaataaagaggCTACcggattttaaaataaaaaataaaataaaattttaattactttaaagTTGCAATATTCAAGAGaaatagtagaaaaatatgattttattaatatataaaaataacataaaaattacacGATAATAAACAATTAGTCTAAGAAGTGTAATTAAAGttcacaatttaaaatataaataaaaataaagtcacCTTCATAAGgtagataattatttaaaaaaaaaatagttatagaagatgaaattttgtatttaatttgtaaaactTAGAACATAAGGAAAAGATTGgtgaaattatttctttattattattttttgtttgtcttaaaatattttttttcttaaattataatatttagaaattaaatccagaaaaaatacttttgattaaaatgtcattaacttttattttgaaaccaTCGCTTTCTATCCAATCtattaaatgttaattttaattattgaatgaatattcatatatactaAACTAATTTACTATCGTTCATTGTTATCATTcaaaattgttataataatataatctatTGATCACAGGACTACAGTGtgttataaataaatggatatatataaaacttaagttatattaaaaggataattttgttattataaaatattctaaataaagaTATGcatctaattgatttttatataaaaactcAAGCACCAATTAGgacatttataaaaattcatgtatcaatttaatatttatggaaaaaactaagatatcaatttaatatttagggAGAAACTCATGTATTAATGTGTTCCAGAAATTTGGCAACACTACAAAGGTGGAATGATCTTCAAGAAAATCCTTAGATTATCGAAGGACTAGCCCTGCAAAATAGAGGTTAGCActctgatgcttaagtcagtaattatttatgaaaaataaaaggaaaaacttaaaataaaatgagaataatgtGAAATATGATGTGAGAGTGATAAATATTCGTGGATTACAAGCTATAGGCTTGAACTATGCTAAAAAACTGAGAGAGAATGGtgcaagaaaagagaaagttGGAGGATGAATGTGAAGTTGTTTGATATTACCAGAAATCTGTACaagacctctatttataggttTGTACAGTGATATGGAGTCAAATACTGAGTTTCATATGCAATTAGAAAGCTATTCGAGTTGGTTGTCATACACAACAAACCGTTGGTGATTTGGATAAGTATTGGCTGAGATACGTGAGCTGGAGTAAACCCTGGCAGATCTGCTTACAATTCTGGAAATTAGTTATTTGTAGATAATCTAGCTCGTTTATAACCGATTTATTTGGAACCACTTGGAGATATTTTAGGATGACGTGTACAAATGCATTAGCAAGCTATATGACGTTTCCTCCCAACTGTATGATGACGTGTCCGGTTGAAACGGGCTTATTTCTTGGGTCCGCCAGCTCAGTAAAGTAGCAGGTAAGCCTGAGAGTTTTTCTTCCCTACTGATGGGTTTTATCCGTCCTGCTGGTGGGCTCTTACCCATCGTGCCTGAGGGTCTTTCTTCCTTACTACTCGTCAGTAGGACGACTCCCGCTGAGCTTCTTGAATAATGTTGACCGATTGAATGACTCTAGCTGGAGAGTCATTTATGCTATGTTTTGTATTTCCGCAGGttagtataaatattgaaCTGAAAAATACCCAATTTATTTGCTCTGTAATAATATACCCTTTAGGTGTTAGAGCAATACTAAGTAGGATAAACAAGTTTTATTAGCATTATGCTGAAAAAAAATGTACCAACAGAAGGTAGATAGGAACTGAAGTAAGTGCGTTAGTTGGTAGCTGTTTGCAATGCGAATATGCCAGCTGGTGATGATTGAGTTGGATGCGTGTGCCAACTAGTGGCGACTCATGTCACTACGTTTACCAACTGGTGGCAACTTATGTAAGTGTGTGCACCAACTACTTATGTAGAAGTGTGCACTAGCTGGTGGCGACTTATTAGGAGCGTGTGCTAGCTGGTGGCAGCTTACAAAAGTGCATGTGCCAGCTAGGAACGacttatgtaaaaatatgCGACAGTTGGTGGCGACGGCTTATTTGGAGTCAGCTAGAAGCTGAAAATTGAGCCTGCAAGTAAAACAAGATAGGAAGCAAGAATTGTCTTTATTCATGTCAGATAATGCTTGATTACAAGGATAGCAAGTTGTAAATAAAGAGGAGGAATTTGAGGAATAAAACTTCCTAAGGTTATAAGCATTCCATGGTTGAAAAGCCTCATAGAGATCTTCTGCTTGCTCCTTGCTCTTGCAAGAGCTGTGATAGCGGGAGCGTTCTTCTTTATGCTTGtgcctcttttctttttctacgTAATCCTTCAAGTAGCTGAATTGGATAAGCTTTCTATTCTTGCCTCAACTGGCGACACGGTTGGTGTCATGCCATACTCGTTGTGATACTTGCAAAATTACTTAGATTTCTGGAGTTGGGGACCTTTCTTTGAGCCTTTAGACCATTGTAAGGCGGGATACTAATCAATTACAATGAGTATTCTAGTTGGGCTGGTGATGAGCGGGGTGTAGTGCTTGTCCTATGGGTCACAAAAGTTGAGGTATCCTCTAGGCTCTCCCCTGCTCCTGCTGGAGGAGAATAACTCGTTCTCCCTCTGCCTATCGCGACTGCTCCTTCTCACCAGCCAGGTGTATTCTAGGTTCATATACTTTTTAGCCTGAGCTAACACATCTAGGTAGTCAATGGCTGGCTTCTTAGCTAGAGACTCAAAAAAGCAGCCTTCACAGAGTCCTTGGGTGAATGCACTGACTAGCACCTCCTGGTGAGCTGTTGGGACCTCAAGGATGGTTGTCTTGAAGTGCTGAACATAGGCCCTTAAAGTCTCGTTCTCTTCCTGCTTGATCCCGAAAAGGCTGTTAACTGATTTTTGATACTTCTTGCTGCTGGCGAATTTATGTTGGAAGAGGGAGCTAAATTCTACAAAAGATCTAACAGATTTAGCAAGAAATTGGTCGAACAATTGTTGGGCAGAATTCGTTAGTGTAGTAAGGAAATCACGACATTTAATGACATTAGTTTACCTATGCAGTGAGGCTGCATTTTTTAACTTACGGATATGTTCAGCTGGATCGGTGGTACCGTCATAAACAGGTACGTGGGAAGGTGCTCGAAAGTGAGCAGAAAGTTCTTTAGCCATAATGTGTTCGCCGAAAGGAATGCCCCGCTCAGTAGGCATGGTCTCCTTGGCCACCTGCTGGCGAAGTTCCACCGTCTCCTTCTTTAGGGATTGCCAGATACTAGGGGGCTAGTGTCCTGCTGCCTCCTTGCCTGCAAAACCAATAGGGATGGATCGATTCTCCTAGAGCCTAGTAGGAACCTGTTCGTAGATACATTGACTTTCTGGTGTTCCTCCTCTTTCCTGCTGGGAAGAGGGTCCTACTCCGCTGGCCTAAGAGCCATGGAGGGTTGAGTTTATGGTCTCCATGATGAACTGACAAAGCTGCTTACAGAAGAGCAAGTTTAGAACAATAGGTCCAACTGCTTGCTCAGGAGTGGGAGTTGGGACTGGAACATTAGCTTCTGGTGTTGTGTCTGGTCCAAGGATGTTGACATCTCCCACAACAGGATTTGTAAGTAAAATAACAAGCTCAAACATAGCAGGGAGGGAAGAGCTTCCCTCGTAGGATTCATGGCCACGTCCATTGTTGGAATTTACCATTTCTCACGCTAAAGCTTAAGTGCTCCCACAGACGGTGCTAATGATACATACTAGAAATTTAGCCACAGGACAAGGGTCCAAggatctttaaaaaaattctaagattATCGAAGCATTAGCTCTGGAAAACAGAGGTTAACACTCTAATGCTTAAGTCGGTAACTATTTacgaagaaataaaagaaaaaacttgaaataaagtgagaataatgatGAAATATGATGTGAGAGTGATAAATATTCATGGATTGCAAACTATAGGGTTGAAATATGCTAAAAAACCGAGAGAGAATGGtgcaagaaaagagaaagttGGAGGATGAATGTAATGTTGTTTGATGTTAACAGAAATTTGCACAgaacctctatttataggcttgTACAAAGTTGGATACAAAGTCAAATACTGAGTTCCACACTCCACTAGAAAGCTATTTGAGTTGGATGTCATACGAAACAAACCGTTGGTGATTTGGTTAAGTATTAGCTGAGATTGGGTTCTTAGCCGGTTGGGCAAGTATGCTTAACTGGTAGGCTTGACCCAATAATTTTAAGGGGTATCGATGATAATAATGCAAAAACTCAAgtgctaaaataatttttactcatttataattataataaatctaaaaagaCCCGTCGTAATTTTTTCCCAATTGAACTGGGGAACAAGCAAGAAATTGGCATAGCAAATTTAGTTGCCAGACCTCATAAAGAGGCCTGCAACACGAAAAATAACTAATGGGCCAAAGAATAATCCCTAATCATAATTCTAATTTCCTAAACAAAATTTGGCCCAATCgtagaaaattcaaacaattcAGCCCAAACCATTCAAGCCGAAAACCCAGACATGGCAGTTGCTTACTTCATCCGTAACACAGAGAAGCCCTCAGTGCCGCCAATAAAAATCGGACACGTATGTCAACGCTTCCCGGTAACACAAAACTTCTGTGCTACCTAGCTTCGGCTCCAACATTTTGGGCCTTGGCGCGATCCTTGCTGCAAAATCTTGGAGCCAAAGCTTCCcccaaaatttcaattgaatCTGCCCATCCAaatattttggattatttggtttgaaaattaaataaaaaagaaaatccctTTATGCCTCCATTCATATACACACAAACAACCTACTCATACAATTCTCTTTTGGGATTTGGTCTGAATTTAGAGCAAATTTTCGATTATTTCTGTGATTCGTCAGAATTTCTCATTCGTTCTTCCTcctttcatgtatttttttttttggtttttaattttccttcCCGTGTGAAGATTTTGATCTGCATGTAAAATTCGTTTCGGAAAATCGAGTTCGAGGGTGAATTGTTTTCTCTGGTCTTTAGATTTTTTCGGTTTGAGTTCTTAATTCTTAATTAGGGCTGTATAGATAGTTCTAGGTCGTAGTTTGTTGTTAAATCTCAGTGAGTAATAATCGGGATTTATTTGAAGGGCATTTGGATAGATATCTATTTTGATATTTCCGGTGGGGATCGGGAATTAGGGTTTGTCTcggttttgggtttttttgCGATGGGTGAATCTGATTGGTGACGAGGAGATGATCGGGAAACGGCCGAGGAAAGTTGGTGTGCCGAAACTTAAGCGTTGCTCAGCggagaaagaagaaatcatTGGTGGCGACGACGTTGAAGAATCATGCTCCACTGCTGTTGATTGTAAGACGATGAAGAAGCAAGCGACTCAGTGTTTTACAGTTCCTGTAGTTCAATTAGAAAGCGAGAACATTGATCGCTCAAGCTATTGCCCACCGACTGGGGTGTCATCATCATGCAACGGCAAAGCTATTTCCGTGGCTCAGAGGGTTTCTAAGAATAAGCCTCCATTGTTGAAGTCTTCCAGAGGGCGTAGGCAGGTTCTTCCTATGAAATTTAGCGACTCGGTTTTGCACTCgtggaagaaagaaaagtcaGAGTGTTCTGATGATTTGAAGAGCTGTTTAGCAGATAATAATGAATATGCTCAGAATGTGCCTCGTAATAAGAAGTTAAAAAGGGAAGAGTCGTCTGCATCTTATGATGACATATATTTAGTCAAGAAACCTCGAATTGAGAGGCCATTGGACTTCcggttgaaaaatataattttagagcCCTATCCTAGTTCGCAGAGTTCAGTGATGTCAGTTAATGAAGGGAATTCTTGTGTTTCTCCCATGGTGGAAAGTGGTGGTAACATAAATGGACATGCAGGATCCAAAAAATCAGTGAAGGAGAAAGTGGTTGAAAAGAAGGCCGATTTTTATGAGCCTGGTGATTTTGTGATGGGAGATATAGTTTGGGCTAAATGTGGGAAGAATTTCCCTGCTTGGCCTGCTATTGTAATTGACCCCCTCTGGCAAGCTCCTGAGGCAGTACTGCGAGCTTGTGTTCCTGGCACTCTTTGTGTTATGTTCTACGGGTACTCCAGAAATGGACAAAGGGTAATTTCCTCTCATGACACTGGGGGTTATGCATGATTGTTTTACTTAGAAAGTTACACTATGTGGTGAACATTTTGTACATACATAGGGATATCTGAGAAATGCTATGAGCAACTGCAGCTGGTGCAACAGCTCAAGTTTTTGCACTTGCCAAGGATTACTGAAGGTCTTGgtcggtttttttttttttttttggggggcgGGGGGTTTAGTTCATGCACAGAGACATGTTTATCATGATGTCATTCAATACTGTGATTCTTTTCATAAGCAATGATATACAGGAGCTTGCCCTTTTTTCTGGCCTGTAAAGGTATCCGTATCTGATCTTGTTACTTTAAGCAGGATTATGCTTGGATAAAAGCGGGAAtggtttttccttttcatgaATACATGGGCAGGTGAATATAgtgttgaattttgttttaactATGGTAAGTGAGGAAAGCAGGTATGTAAATTTGTTTGGTTTAGGTTTCAGGGGCAGACTAAGTTGTATGGTAGCAAGCCCAGTGATTTCCACCTGGCTATAGAGGAGGCAATTTTAGCAGAAAATGGCTACGCCGATTCAACCATGGAGACTGGCCAGGAAACATTGCCTGTCACAAATCATGGCAGTGCTGAAGCCACTGGTTCAAATCAGGAGTCAGAATGTACCATTCAGCAGGCAAGTCTCAATTGCTCTTGACTATTCTATTGTTGTAAGAACAGAAAATATCTGAATCTTGCTTGGTGATAGATGGTACATTTAAATTCTTACAGTTTCCATTAGAAATCAGTTATCAAGATTTTCTACGTcaaatttttgtggtgaagTGTCACCGCTAGGGTTACTCATTGTACATTTACATTAAATATCTAATGTTAAAAATGCTTTTTAAGGTTCCAAGGTATTGGGTGATTAATAGATTGAGCATAGTTTACTGAAGTAGACAGGTAGcagtatatttttcaaatcatgcCTTACCTTTTCTTACCTTGTAAAATCTCCTGCTGCTTTGCAAATTCCAAGATGTCCCGGTCTGAAAATATTCTGAGTGGTTTGTCAAGTTCGTTGTGGACTGTGTTGCAGGATATTTTTGATACAAGAAAAGACACCCGAAGATGTGGCAGCTGTGGCTTGATATTTCCTTGCAGAATGGTGAAGAGAATGAAGGATACAACAGCCAAGGCTTATTTTTTGTGTGAACATTGTATTAAGGTTAGTCAATAGCGTATATTGGTTGCTATCTAGCTACAGATTCCTTATagttatttttgaatatatttttatttggaaagtGCTATGGTTGCAGTTAAGGAAATCAAAACAATACTGTGGTGTTTGCAAGAAAATTTGGCATCATTCTGATGGTGGCAGTTGGGTGAGATTATCTGTATTTCTgatctttctttttgtatgtctatgtgtgtgcatgtggcaTGTTCTTGTCTACTTACTATTAATTGACTTATTCCCTTTTCACTTTGTGCAAACTATTTTTGTTAGGTATGTTGCGACAGTTGTGATGTTTGGGTCCATGCTGAATGTGCCGAAATTTCTACCAACCTTTTGAAGGTCTGCCTACAAATCTAATATATTAAGATGGATTTCATGCTATTCTGAAGTCTTGGCTTGCGACCAAGATATGATGTGTAACATTTGACATGTTAATGTTTGTAGGATCTGAAAAATGTTGATTACTTCTGCCCTGAATGCAAAGGAAAGCCGGCATCTGAATCATTTCCTTTGGATAAACGACAGCTTTATCTCAGGTACCCATTTTGCTGCACCTGTCATTTATCTAGTTATGTTTGTTGAAAGGACTTGCTGACTTGTGTTCATGCTGGTATGCACCAGGCCAGCTGAAAAACTTGCAAGCAAAATGCTGCCTGACAACATAACAGTTGTCTGCAACGGTGTGGAAGGG
The nucleotide sequence above comes from Sesamum indicum cultivar Zhongzhi No. 13 linkage group LG11, S_indicum_v1.0, whole genome shotgun sequence. Encoded proteins:
- the LOC105173083 gene encoding cytochrome b561 and DOMON domain-containing protein At3g61750 — its product is MEEFSTFGLLRLSFLFVVFISSLLVEGDNLDSDGSNAALCETDLTSFLPFPYSTLPDMVCRPLWNSYLLRYSHSKNNEITIVLSTIYTSGWVGIGFSRDGMMLNSSCMVGWVNLEGRGRIKQYYVKGFTASEIKPDEGELPLTNVPPLVSLQGATIYLAFQLKYNKTLKTQPILLAFSTKTPHHHHLAVHDDKTTIYFDFSSGNTDSSVDLSRSILKDRRTHGTLALLAWGLFLPVGAILARYLKHKDRRWYYLHIAFQFIGFLLGVSAVVVGLSLNNTFHSFISAHKGIGIFVLVLTILQVLAFFLRPSQDSKYRRYWNWYHNWAGRICLFFAAVNIVLGMHIASAGQAWRVGYGFLLGSILVAVVILEALLRLQRSREHDNHPPFSMSSMEQEISL